From the genome of Streptacidiphilus rugosus AM-16, one region includes:
- the hrpA gene encoding ATP-dependent RNA helicase HrpA, giving the protein MGTQPQNTATSRRPRSAPRAVASGPVGALAARLSALSLRDEERLGRRLEGLRKVREPEKRERALAAITAEVEAAELRLEDRRASVPTPVYPEGLPVSARKDDILAAIRDHQVVIIAGETGSGKTTQIPKMCLELGRGVRGLIGHTQPRRIAARTVAERVAEELGTELGDTVGWKVRFTDQVSERTAVKVMTDGILLAEIQNDRLLRQYDTLIIDEAHERSLNIDFILGYLKQLLPKRPDLKVVITSATIDPERFAHHFADPTSGENAPIIEVSGRTYPVEVRYRPIIEDGDEDDPGADIDRDRDQVQAICDAVDELGREGQGDILVFLSGEREIRDTAEALEKQKLKFTEVVPLYARLSSAEQHRVFQPHSGRRIVLATNVAETSLTVPGIRYVIDPGTARISRYSHRTKVQRLPIEAVSQASANQRKGRCGRTSDGICIRLYSEDDFLGRPEFTDPEILRTNLASVILQMTAAGLGDITAFPFLEPPDRRNIKDGVDLLQELHALEAGAPAQGRQMRLTPIGRKLAQLPVDPRLARMVLEAEQHGVIREVMVIAAALSIQDPRERPVEKRAHADQLHARFTDPTSDFLTYLNLWRYLKQQQKALSSSQFRRTCKAEFLNYLRIREWQDIDAQLRQVAKSLDVNLGEPHMPDEVDGDAVHRSLLAGLLSHVGSKDAEKQEYFGARGAKFAVFPGSALFKKTPAWVMAAELVETSRLWARIAAKVEPQWIEQLASHLVKRTYSEPHWEKDRGQVVAFERVTLYGLTLVAGRKVGYGSIDPELSRELFIRRALVEGEWRTHHRFFHDNRKLLDEVEELENRARRRDILVDEETLFDFYDQRVGQEVVSGAHFDSWWKKTHRARPELLTFTPELLVNDGAEAVTERDYPSVWRQGDLELPLTYQFEPGTEQDGVTVHIPLTLLNQVRPAGFDWQIPGLREELVTALIRSLPKALRRNFVPAPDYARRLMHTLAKRDPEADDKPLVEILEWQLHHLRGIPVPRDNWNPDAVPDHLRITFRVEDERGRKLAEAKNLDRLKLELKSRTQQAIAKAAGGLEKRGLTDWTIGELPHTFEQKRGAQTVKGYPALVDDGDSVSVQLLDTPHEQQRAMAAGTRRLLLLGVNSPVNSIQSRLGNGAKLALAANPHGSTEALFADCLTAAADKLIADAGGPAWDGEDYAKLRDHVRGELYDTTAEAVIRTANVLAVHHRVQERLKGIGNSLALLTGLTDVRAQLKELVHPGFVTETGVRRLPDLQRYLKAVERRLVKLQDDPIRDRDRTSAIIRMQDARAELLAELPPERRDEEGVQQIRWMIEELRVSLWAQPLGTPYSISEQRILRAIEALLQ; this is encoded by the coding sequence ATGGGAACCCAGCCGCAGAACACCGCCACCTCTCGCCGTCCGCGCTCCGCGCCCCGCGCCGTCGCCTCCGGGCCCGTCGGGGCACTCGCCGCACGGCTGAGTGCGCTCTCGCTCCGTGACGAGGAGCGCCTCGGGCGCAGACTCGAAGGCCTGCGGAAGGTGCGTGAGCCGGAGAAGCGCGAACGCGCGCTCGCCGCGATCACCGCCGAGGTCGAGGCCGCCGAGCTGCGGCTGGAGGACCGGCGGGCGTCGGTGCCGACCCCGGTGTATCCCGAGGGGCTGCCGGTCAGCGCCCGCAAGGACGACATCCTCGCGGCGATCAGGGACCACCAGGTCGTGATCATCGCCGGTGAGACCGGCTCCGGCAAGACCACGCAGATTCCCAAGATGTGCCTGGAGCTCGGGCGCGGCGTCCGCGGCCTGATCGGGCACACCCAGCCCCGCAGGATCGCCGCCCGCACCGTCGCCGAACGCGTCGCGGAGGAGCTCGGCACCGAGCTCGGCGACACCGTCGGCTGGAAGGTCCGCTTCACCGACCAGGTGAGCGAGCGGACCGCCGTGAAGGTGATGACCGACGGCATCCTGCTCGCCGAGATCCAGAACGACCGGCTGCTCCGCCAGTACGACACGCTGATCATCGACGAGGCCCACGAGCGCAGCCTCAACATCGACTTCATCCTCGGCTACCTGAAGCAGCTGCTGCCCAAGCGCCCCGACCTCAAGGTCGTGATCACCTCCGCGACCATCGACCCCGAGCGCTTCGCCCATCACTTCGCCGATCCGACGTCCGGTGAGAACGCGCCGATCATCGAGGTCTCCGGCCGGACCTACCCCGTCGAGGTCCGCTACCGCCCCATCATCGAGGACGGCGACGAGGACGATCCCGGCGCGGACATCGACCGGGACCGCGACCAGGTACAGGCGATCTGCGACGCCGTGGACGAGCTCGGCCGGGAGGGGCAGGGCGACATCCTCGTCTTCCTCTCCGGGGAGCGCGAGATCCGCGACACCGCCGAGGCGCTCGAGAAGCAGAAGCTGAAGTTCACCGAGGTCGTCCCGCTCTACGCCCGGCTCTCCTCCGCCGAGCAGCACCGCGTCTTCCAGCCGCACTCCGGCCGCCGGATCGTGCTGGCCACCAACGTCGCCGAGACCTCCCTCACCGTCCCCGGCATCCGGTACGTCATCGATCCCGGCACCGCGCGCATCTCCCGCTACAGCCATCGCACGAAGGTCCAGCGCCTGCCCATCGAGGCGGTCTCGCAGGCCAGCGCCAACCAGCGCAAGGGCCGTTGCGGCCGCACCAGCGACGGCATCTGCATCCGGCTCTACTCCGAGGATGACTTCCTCGGCCGCCCGGAGTTCACCGACCCGGAGATCCTGCGCACCAATCTCGCCTCGGTCATCCTGCAGATGACGGCCGCCGGGCTCGGCGACATCACCGCCTTCCCGTTCCTTGAGCCGCCGGACCGCCGCAACATCAAGGACGGCGTCGACCTGCTCCAGGAGCTGCACGCGCTGGAGGCCGGCGCCCCCGCCCAGGGACGGCAGATGCGGCTGACGCCGATAGGCCGCAAGCTCGCCCAGTTGCCGGTCGACCCTCGGCTCGCCCGGATGGTGCTGGAGGCCGAGCAGCACGGCGTCATCCGCGAGGTCATGGTCATCGCCGCCGCGCTCTCCATCCAGGACCCGCGCGAGCGGCCGGTCGAGAAGCGCGCCCACGCGGACCAGCTGCACGCCCGCTTCACCGACCCGACCTCGGACTTCCTCACCTACCTCAACCTCTGGCGCTATCTGAAGCAGCAGCAGAAGGCGCTCAGCAGCAGCCAGTTCCGACGCACCTGCAAGGCCGAGTTCCTGAACTACCTGCGCATCCGCGAATGGCAGGACATCGACGCGCAGCTGCGGCAGGTCGCCAAGTCGCTCGACGTGAACCTGGGCGAGCCGCACATGCCCGACGAGGTCGACGGCGACGCGGTGCACCGCTCGCTGCTGGCCGGGCTGCTCTCGCACGTGGGCTCCAAGGACGCCGAGAAGCAGGAGTACTTCGGTGCGCGCGGCGCCAAGTTCGCCGTGTTCCCCGGCTCCGCGCTGTTCAAGAAGACGCCCGCCTGGGTGATGGCGGCCGAGCTGGTGGAGACCTCCAGGCTCTGGGCCAGGATCGCCGCCAAGGTCGAACCGCAGTGGATCGAGCAGCTGGCGTCCCACCTGGTCAAACGCACCTACAGCGAGCCGCACTGGGAGAAGGACCGGGGCCAGGTCGTGGCCTTCGAACGGGTCACCCTCTACGGGCTGACGCTCGTCGCCGGACGCAAGGTCGGCTACGGCTCCATCGACCCCGAGCTCTCCCGTGAGCTGTTCATCCGGCGCGCGCTGGTCGAGGGCGAGTGGCGTACGCACCACCGCTTCTTCCACGACAACCGCAAGCTCCTCGACGAGGTCGAGGAGCTGGAGAACCGCGCCCGCCGCCGGGACATCCTGGTGGACGAGGAGACCCTCTTCGACTTCTACGACCAGCGGGTAGGGCAAGAGGTCGTCTCCGGCGCACACTTCGACAGCTGGTGGAAGAAGACCCACCGGGCCAGGCCCGAGCTGCTCACCTTCACCCCGGAGCTGCTGGTCAACGACGGGGCCGAGGCGGTCACCGAGCGGGACTACCCCTCCGTCTGGCGTCAGGGCGATCTCGAACTGCCGCTGACCTACCAGTTCGAGCCGGGGACCGAGCAGGACGGCGTCACCGTCCACATTCCGCTCACCCTGCTCAACCAGGTACGCCCGGCCGGCTTCGACTGGCAGATCCCCGGGCTGCGCGAAGAGCTGGTCACCGCCCTGATCCGCTCGCTGCCCAAGGCGCTGCGCCGCAACTTCGTGCCGGCTCCCGACTACGCCAGGCGGCTGATGCACACGCTGGCCAAGCGGGATCCCGAGGCCGACGACAAGCCACTGGTCGAGATCCTGGAGTGGCAGCTGCACCACCTGCGCGGCATCCCGGTCCCCCGCGACAACTGGAACCCCGACGCGGTCCCCGACCATCTGCGAATCACCTTCAGGGTCGAGGACGAGCGCGGCCGCAAGCTGGCCGAGGCGAAGAACCTGGACCGGCTCAAGCTGGAGCTGAAGTCCCGCACCCAGCAGGCCATCGCCAAGGCGGCCGGCGGGCTGGAGAAGCGCGGCCTCACGGACTGGACCATCGGCGAGCTGCCGCACACCTTCGAGCAGAAGCGCGGCGCGCAGACCGTCAAGGGCTACCCGGCGCTGGTCGACGACGGCGACTCGGTCTCGGTGCAGTTGCTCGACACCCCGCACGAGCAGCAGCGCGCGATGGCGGCGGGCACGCGGCGACTGCTGCTGCTCGGCGTCAACTCGCCGGTCAACTCGATCCAGTCGCGGCTCGGCAACGGCGCGAAGCTGGCGCTGGCCGCCAACCCGCACGGCAGCACGGAGGCGCTCTTCGCCGACTGTCTCACGGCCGCCGCGGACAAGCTGATCGCGGACGCGGGCGGCCCGGCCTGGGACGGCGAGGACTACGCGAAGCTGCGCGACCACGTCCGCGGGGAGCTGTACGACACGACCGCGGAGGCGGTGATCCGGACCGCGAACGTGCTGGCCGTGCACCACCGGGTACAGGAGCGGCTCAAGGGCATCGGCAACAGCCTCGCCCTGCTGACCGGCCTGACCGACGTCCGAGCCCAGCTCAAGGAGCTGGTGCATCCGGGCTTCGTGACGGAGACGGGAGTGCGTCGCCTGCCCGACCTGCAGCGCTACCTCAAGGCGGTCGAGCGCCGTCTGGTCAAGCTGCAGGACGACCCGATCCGCGACCGGGACCGCACCAGCGCGATCATCCGGATGCAGGACGCCAGGGCCGAGCTCCTCGCCGAGCTACCGCCCGAGCGCAGGGACGAGGAGGGCGTGCAGCAGATCCGATGGATGATCGAGGAGCTGCGGGTCAGCCTCTGGGCGCAGCCCCTGGGCACCCCGTACTCGATCTCCGAGCAGCGGATCCTGCGGGCGATCGAGGCGCTGCTGCAGTAG
- a CDS encoding Pls/PosA family non-ribosomal peptide synthetase, translating into MTIATTAQPAQPAPGEGPALFTAGTGAPPRTLVDLLDATVRAHPNEPALDDGRTQLSYRALAAAVEAQRRRLAAAGVRPGDRVGVRVPSGTNELYVGILAVLAAGAAYVPVDAEDPDERAELVFGEASVRAVLGAGLALTPRHPVASATVSAAEVSPGKVSAAKGSAAEMSSADGPSATVRMAAVSTVAGSTPPAPAFPQSALPTTPPRSPLKSPPRAAGSGAAQTGGVGTRPTPEHDAWIIFTSGSTGKPKGVAVTHRSAAAFVDAEAALFLQEEPIGPGDRVMAGLSVAFDASCEEMWLAWRHGACLVPVPRSQVRSGADLGPWLVDQEITVVSTVPTLASLWPADALSEVRLLIFGGEACPPELAQRLVTEGREVWNTYGPTEATVVACAALMDGSQPVRIGLPLNGWELAVVDDAEQPVALGGSGQLVIGGLGLARYLDPAKDAEKYAPLPSLGWERAYRSGDLVRADAEGLVFLGRADEQVKLGGRRIELGEVDAALQALPGVAGAAAAVRTAPGGNQLLVGYLVVGPDWDRGDAVERLRKELPAALVPVLAVVDDLPTRTSGKVDRNALPWPLPNSEPDEAAPRFEGTEAWLAERWTEILGVPVTDSQDDFFAIGGGSLAAARLATLLRERYPSVAVLDVYAYPTLRKQAKLLDRSAQVGGRRREIAPTPRRAQTIQTTLLVPLFTLVGLRWTVGLLALGNVLRWFGAYPWAPTASWWLIGAVALVLFSPPGRIAIAAGGARLLLRGVGPGRYPRGGSVHLRLWTAERLAELSGASSLTGSWLVRYGRALGARIASEVDLHSLPPVTGLLKLGRGCAVESEVDLSGWWLDGDRLEIGAIKVGSQAVVGTRTVLFPGSRVGKRAEVVPGSGVAGLIPTGQRWGGVPAVKIGKADRAWPKQRPRRHLRWAAAYGTSGGFLTLLPLLAAVPAVLVASQFVPPTADLATALRGVLIAVVPASLAYGAAYALLVLASVRLLSIGLRTGFHPVHSRIGWQAWTVSQLMDAARETLFPLYAGLVTPVWLRLLGMKVGRGAEVSTVLALPSLTTVGEGAFLADDTLTAPYELGGGWLRIGRAEIGRRAFLGNSGMTGPGRSVPEGGLVGVLSATPKKAKKGSSYLGLPPVKLPRAAEKGDEGLTYDPPARLLWARGLVELCRLVPVFCSAALAALTGAALCALWEAGAVWLSGLVLLGAGTVAALLAVAAKWLLVGRFRAVDHPLWSGFVWRNELADTFVEVLAVPWLVGSVPGTPVQNLWLRGLGVRVGRGVWCESYWLPESDLVTLGDGVSVNRGCVLQTHLFHDRIMRMDTVTLDEGATLGPGGIVLPGSRVGARTTLGPASLVMGGETVPADTRWLGNPIEAWQD; encoded by the coding sequence ATGACCATCGCCACCACCGCTCAGCCCGCTCAGCCCGCACCCGGTGAGGGGCCCGCGCTGTTCACCGCGGGCACGGGCGCGCCGCCGCGCACGCTGGTGGACCTGCTGGACGCCACCGTTCGGGCGCACCCGAACGAGCCCGCGCTGGACGACGGCCGCACCCAGCTGAGCTACCGCGCGCTGGCAGCCGCCGTGGAGGCGCAGCGGCGACGACTGGCCGCAGCGGGCGTCCGACCGGGCGACCGGGTGGGGGTGCGTGTCCCCTCGGGGACGAACGAGCTCTACGTCGGCATCCTCGCCGTGCTCGCCGCCGGCGCCGCCTACGTCCCGGTCGACGCGGAGGATCCGGACGAGCGTGCCGAGTTGGTCTTCGGCGAGGCGAGCGTCCGGGCCGTCCTGGGCGCCGGTCTGGCGCTGACGCCGCGTCACCCCGTCGCGTCCGCCACCGTCTCGGCGGCGGAGGTGTCGCCGGGGAAGGTGTCGGCGGCGAAGGGGTCGGCGGCGGAGATGTCGTCGGCTGACGGTCCGTCGGCCACAGTGCGGATGGCCGCCGTGTCGACGGTCGCCGGTTCCACCCCGCCCGCGCCCGCCTTCCCCCAGTCGGCCCTGCCGACCACGCCGCCCAGGTCGCCGCTCAAGTCCCCGCCCAGGGCGGCCGGATCCGGCGCGGCCCAGACGGGCGGGGTGGGCACGCGTCCCACGCCCGAGCACGACGCCTGGATCATCTTCACCTCCGGCTCCACCGGCAAGCCCAAGGGCGTCGCGGTCACCCACCGCAGCGCCGCGGCCTTCGTGGACGCCGAGGCCGCGCTCTTCCTCCAGGAGGAACCGATCGGCCCCGGCGACCGGGTCATGGCCGGGCTCTCCGTCGCCTTCGACGCCTCCTGCGAGGAGATGTGGCTGGCCTGGCGGCACGGCGCCTGCCTGGTCCCGGTCCCGCGCTCCCAGGTGCGCAGCGGCGCGGACCTCGGCCCGTGGCTGGTGGACCAGGAGATCACGGTCGTCTCCACGGTGCCGACGCTGGCCTCGCTCTGGCCCGCCGACGCGCTGAGCGAGGTGCGCCTGCTGATCTTCGGCGGCGAGGCCTGCCCGCCCGAGCTGGCGCAGCGGCTGGTGACCGAGGGCCGCGAGGTGTGGAACACCTACGGTCCGACCGAGGCCACCGTCGTCGCCTGCGCCGCGCTGATGGACGGCTCGCAGCCGGTCAGGATCGGGCTGCCGCTGAACGGCTGGGAGCTCGCCGTCGTCGACGACGCCGAGCAGCCGGTGGCACTGGGCGGCAGCGGACAGCTGGTCATCGGCGGCCTCGGCCTGGCCCGTTACCTGGACCCGGCCAAGGACGCGGAGAAGTACGCCCCGCTGCCGTCCCTGGGCTGGGAGCGCGCCTACCGCAGCGGCGACCTGGTCCGGGCCGACGCGGAGGGGCTGGTCTTCCTCGGCCGTGCCGACGAGCAGGTCAAGCTGGGCGGCCGCCGCATCGAGCTGGGCGAGGTCGACGCCGCGCTGCAGGCACTGCCCGGCGTCGCCGGTGCGGCCGCCGCCGTGCGCACCGCGCCGGGAGGCAACCAGCTGCTGGTCGGCTATCTGGTCGTCGGACCCGACTGGGACCGGGGCGACGCCGTCGAGCGGCTCCGCAAGGAGCTGCCGGCCGCGCTGGTGCCGGTCCTCGCCGTCGTGGACGACCTGCCGACGCGCACCTCCGGCAAGGTCGACCGCAACGCGCTGCCCTGGCCGCTGCCGAACAGCGAGCCGGACGAGGCCGCCCCCCGCTTCGAGGGCACCGAGGCGTGGCTGGCCGAGCGGTGGACCGAGATCCTCGGCGTGCCGGTGACCGACTCGCAGGACGACTTCTTCGCCATCGGCGGCGGCAGTCTCGCCGCCGCCCGACTGGCGACGCTGCTGCGCGAGCGCTACCCCTCCGTCGCCGTGCTCGACGTCTACGCGTACCCGACGCTGCGCAAGCAGGCCAAGCTGCTCGACCGCTCGGCGCAGGTCGGCGGCAGGCGGCGGGAGATCGCCCCGACGCCGCGGCGCGCCCAGACGATCCAGACAACGCTGCTGGTTCCGCTGTTCACGCTGGTCGGGCTGCGGTGGACGGTCGGCCTGCTGGCGCTCGGCAACGTGCTGCGCTGGTTCGGGGCCTATCCCTGGGCGCCGACGGCGTCCTGGTGGCTGATCGGCGCGGTCGCGCTGGTGCTGTTCAGCCCGCCCGGACGCATCGCGATCGCGGCCGGTGGAGCCCGGTTGCTGCTGCGCGGCGTGGGGCCCGGCCGCTACCCGCGCGGCGGCAGCGTGCACCTGCGGCTGTGGACGGCCGAACGGCTGGCCGAGCTGAGCGGCGCGAGCTCGCTGACCGGCTCCTGGCTGGTCCGCTACGGCCGGGCGCTCGGCGCGCGGATCGCGTCCGAGGTGGACCTGCACTCGCTGCCGCCGGTCACCGGGCTGCTCAAGCTCGGGCGCGGCTGCGCCGTCGAGTCCGAGGTCGACCTCTCCGGCTGGTGGCTGGACGGGGACCGGCTGGAGATCGGCGCGATCAAGGTCGGCTCGCAGGCCGTGGTGGGCACCCGCACGGTGCTCTTCCCGGGCTCCCGGGTCGGCAAGCGGGCGGAGGTGGTCCCGGGCTCCGGCGTCGCCGGGCTGATCCCGACCGGCCAGCGCTGGGGCGGCGTCCCCGCCGTCAAGATCGGCAAAGCCGACCGCGCCTGGCCCAAGCAGCGGCCGCGGCGGCACCTGCGCTGGGCCGCCGCCTACGGCACGAGCGGCGGGTTCCTGACCCTGCTCCCGCTGCTGGCCGCCGTGCCCGCGGTGCTGGTCGCGTCACAGTTCGTGCCGCCGACCGCGGACCTGGCCACGGCACTGCGCGGCGTGCTGATCGCCGTCGTCCCCGCCTCGCTCGCCTACGGCGCGGCCTACGCGCTGCTGGTGCTGGCCTCGGTGCGGCTGCTCAGCATCGGCCTGCGCACCGGCTTCCACCCCGTGCACAGCAGGATCGGCTGGCAGGCGTGGACCGTCAGCCAGCTGATGGACGCGGCCAGGGAGACCCTCTTCCCGCTGTACGCCGGTCTGGTCACCCCGGTCTGGCTGCGACTGCTGGGCATGAAGGTGGGCCGCGGCGCGGAGGTCTCCACCGTCCTGGCCCTGCCGAGCCTGACCACCGTGGGCGAGGGCGCCTTCCTGGCCGACGACACCCTGACCGCCCCCTACGAGCTGGGCGGCGGCTGGCTCCGCATCGGCCGCGCCGAGATCGGCCGCCGCGCCTTCCTCGGCAACTCGGGCATGACCGGTCCCGGCCGTTCGGTGCCGGAGGGCGGCCTGGTCGGAGTGCTGTCGGCGACGCCGAAGAAGGCCAAGAAGGGCTCCTCCTACCTCGGTCTGCCCCCGGTGAAGCTGCCCCGCGCGGCCGAGAAGGGCGACGAGGGTCTCACCTACGACCCGCCGGCCCGCCTGCTGTGGGCGCGCGGCCTGGTTGAGCTCTGCCGACTCGTGCCGGTCTTCTGCTCCGCCGCACTCGCCGCCCTCACCGGCGCGGCGCTGTGCGCGCTCTGGGAGGCGGGCGCGGTCTGGCTGTCCGGCCTGGTGCTGCTCGGCGCCGGCACGGTCGCGGCGCTGCTGGCCGTGGCCGCCAAATGGCTGCTGGTCGGCCGCTTCCGCGCGGTGGACCACCCGCTGTGGAGCGGCTTCGTGTGGCGCAACGAGCTGGCCGACACCTTCGTCGAGGTGCTGGCCGTGCCGTGGCTGGTCGGCTCGGTCCCCGGCACGCCGGTGCAGAACCTGTGGCTGCGCGGCCTGGGCGTGCGGGTCGGCCGTGGTGTGTGGTGCGAGAGCTACTGGCTCCCCGAGTCCGACCTGGTCACCCTGGGTGACGGCGTCAGCGTGAACCGGGGCTGTGTGTTGCAGACGCACCTCTTCCACGACCGGATCATGCGCATGGATACTGTGACTCTCGACGAGGGTGCCACCCTCGGCCCGGGTGGCATCGTGCTCCCCGGCAGCCGGGTCGGCGCGCGCACGACGCTCGGACCGGCTTCGCTGGTCATGGGCGGCGAGACCGTTCCGGCGGACACCCGCTGGCTCGGCAACCCGATCGAGGCATGGCAGGACTGA
- a CDS encoding M1 family metallopeptidase — MSPQQAPQRRTVTGAGALPAPDPYFPTSGDPRHHVHRYELALDYRPGPNRLAGTARISAIVTAGGAPLTEFTLDLAAPFRIGRVLVDGRAPHYAHRAGKLRVRPAKALAPGAAFTVEVHWTGNPKPVRSPWGGLGWEELTDGALVASQPVGAPSWYPCNDRPSDKAAYQVSLTTPSSYAVVLGGRLLTRTVRSSSTTWVYEQAAPTSSYLVGLAVGPLQDVRLDDPATEGVPQTGWAPPRLMPAFEAAFARQPEIMRVFQELFGPYPFDEYTAVVVDEELDVPVEAQAMATFGTNHLVSGWDSERMIAHELAHQWFGNSLTVADWRQIWLNEGFAKYAEWLWSERSGGATAAERAAKSYQLLSALPQDLRLADPGRRLMFDDRLYQRGGVTVHSLRVALGDETFFRMLRDWTRLNRHGVVSTDAFVAHVNRYALVPLDRLFQAWLHDTQLPPFPAR; from the coding sequence GTGAGTCCCCAGCAGGCCCCGCAGCGACGGACCGTCACCGGCGCCGGCGCGCTGCCCGCCCCCGACCCGTACTTCCCCACCAGTGGCGACCCGCGCCATCACGTCCACCGCTACGAGCTCGCACTCGACTACCGCCCAGGCCCGAACCGGCTGGCGGGCACGGCCAGGATCAGCGCCATAGTGACCGCAGGCGGCGCCCCGCTCACCGAGTTCACACTGGACCTGGCCGCGCCCTTCCGCATCGGACGGGTGCTGGTCGACGGCCGCGCCCCGCACTACGCCCACCGGGCCGGCAAGCTGCGCGTCCGCCCGGCGAAGGCGCTCGCGCCCGGCGCCGCGTTCACCGTCGAGGTGCACTGGACCGGCAACCCGAAGCCGGTGCGCAGCCCGTGGGGCGGCCTGGGCTGGGAAGAGCTGACCGACGGCGCGCTGGTCGCCAGCCAGCCGGTCGGGGCGCCGTCCTGGTATCCCTGCAACGACCGCCCGTCGGACAAGGCGGCCTACCAGGTCTCGCTGACCACGCCCTCCTCCTACGCGGTGGTCCTCGGGGGCCGCCTGCTCACCCGCACCGTGCGGTCGAGCAGCACGACCTGGGTCTACGAGCAGGCCGCACCGACCTCCAGCTACCTGGTCGGCCTGGCGGTGGGCCCGCTCCAGGACGTCCGGCTGGACGACCCCGCGACGGAGGGGGTGCCGCAGACCGGCTGGGCGCCGCCCCGGCTCATGCCCGCCTTCGAGGCTGCCTTCGCGAGACAGCCGGAGATCATGCGCGTGTTCCAGGAGCTCTTCGGGCCCTACCCCTTCGACGAGTACACCGCGGTCGTCGTCGACGAGGAGCTGGACGTGCCGGTCGAGGCGCAGGCGATGGCCACCTTCGGCACCAACCACCTGGTCTCGGGCTGGGACTCCGAGCGGATGATCGCCCACGAGCTGGCGCACCAGTGGTTCGGCAACAGCCTCACCGTGGCGGACTGGCGGCAGATCTGGCTGAACGAGGGCTTCGCGAAGTACGCGGAGTGGCTCTGGTCGGAGCGTTCCGGCGGGGCCACCGCCGCCGAGCGGGCGGCCAAGTCGTACCAGCTGCTCTCCGCGCTCCCGCAGGATCTGCGGCTGGCGGACCCCGGTCGTCGGCTGATGTTCGACGACCGCCTCTACCAGCGCGGCGGCGTCACGGTGCACAGCCTGCGGGTGGCGCTGGGCGACGAGACCTTCTTCCGGATGCTGCGCGACTGGACCCGGCTGAACCGCCACGGCGTGGTCAGCACCGACGCCTTCGTCGCGCACGTCAACCGCTATGCACTCGTCCCGCTGGACCGGCTGTTCCAGGCCTGGCTCCACGACACGCAACTGCCCCCGTTCCCGGCCCGCTGA
- a CDS encoding MarR family winged helix-turn-helix transcriptional regulator, with translation MSTSKSALMDVIAAVGGAYYQDFAAVAARHGLTPVQAKVLGAVVRAPQPMRALAEQLVCDASNVTGIVDRLEARELVRREPGPQDRRIKIVTATEQGRSAIAAVREDMQTVHDALDRLDEDERDRLHDILQKLLPELSRAGVRA, from the coding sequence ATGAGCACCAGCAAGTCGGCGTTGATGGACGTGATCGCGGCGGTCGGCGGCGCGTACTACCAGGACTTCGCCGCCGTCGCGGCCCGGCACGGGCTGACTCCCGTCCAGGCCAAGGTGCTGGGCGCCGTCGTCCGCGCGCCGCAGCCGATGCGGGCGCTGGCCGAGCAGCTGGTCTGCGACGCCTCCAACGTGACCGGCATCGTGGACCGACTGGAGGCGCGCGAGCTGGTCCGCAGGGAGCCGGGGCCGCAGGACCGTCGGATCAAGATCGTCACGGCTACCGAGCAGGGTCGGTCCGCGATCGCCGCGGTCCGCGAGGACATGCAGACCGTCCATGACGCACTGGACCGGCTCGACGAGGACGAGCGGGACCGGCTGCACGACATCCTGCAGAAGCTGCTTCCCGAGCTGAGCCGGGCGGGCGTTCGGGCCTGA
- a CDS encoding aldo/keto reductase, with the protein MRTTTLGTDGPAVGVVGLGCMGMSHAYDPAARDDDASVAVIRQALDLGVTLIDTADVYGPFVNEELVGRALAGGHRERAVLATKVGLQLPETGLGAGASGLLRNGRPEHVRAAIDASLRRLDTDRVDLYQLHRVDPEVPIEETWGALAEAVAAGKALRIGLSEVGVDEIKRAQAVHPVASVQSELSLWTRDALAEVLPYCESQGIAFLPFSPLGRGFLAGRFANAADLPADDWRSTLPRFQADALAANQALVDTVRTVADRHGATPAQVALAWVLAQGRYVVPIPGTKTPKYLADNAGAAALTLTTADLADLDALPAPTGDRY; encoded by the coding sequence ATGCGCACCACCACACTCGGCACCGACGGTCCCGCCGTGGGCGTCGTCGGCCTGGGCTGCATGGGGATGTCCCACGCCTACGACCCGGCCGCGCGCGACGACGACGCCTCCGTCGCGGTGATCCGGCAGGCCCTGGACCTCGGGGTCACCCTCATCGACACCGCTGACGTCTACGGCCCGTTCGTCAACGAGGAGCTGGTCGGCCGGGCCCTCGCGGGCGGCCACCGCGAGCGGGCCGTGCTGGCCACCAAGGTCGGCCTGCAACTGCCGGAGACCGGCCTCGGGGCGGGCGCCTCAGGGCTGCTGCGCAACGGTCGCCCCGAGCACGTCCGCGCCGCGATCGACGCCAGCCTGCGCCGCCTCGACACCGACCGCGTGGACCTGTACCAGTTGCACCGGGTGGACCCCGAGGTGCCGATCGAGGAGACCTGGGGCGCGCTCGCGGAGGCGGTCGCCGCCGGGAAGGCGCTCCGCATCGGCCTGTCCGAGGTGGGCGTCGACGAGATCAAGCGCGCCCAGGCGGTGCACCCGGTCGCCTCGGTCCAGTCCGAGCTCTCGCTCTGGACCCGCGACGCCCTGGCCGAGGTCCTCCCCTACTGCGAGAGCCAGGGCATCGCCTTCCTCCCCTTCTCCCCGCTCGGCCGCGGCTTCCTCGCCGGCCGCTTCGCGAACGCCGCCGACCTGCCCGCCGACGACTGGCGTTCGACGCTCCCGCGCTTCCAGGCGGACGCGCTGGCCGCGAACCAGGCGCTCGTGGACACCGTCCGGACCGTCGCCGACCGCCACGGCGCCACCCCGGCCCAGGTCGCCCTCGCCTGGGTGCTGGCCCAGGGCCGCTACGTCGTCCCGATCCCCGGCACCAAGACCCCGAAGTACCTGGCCGACAACGCGGGAGCCGCCGCCCTGACCCTCACCACCGCGGACCTCGCCGACCTCGACGCCCTCCCGGCCCCCACCGGCGACCGCTACTGA